A window of Acidimicrobiales bacterium genomic DNA:
GTTCCTCATGACGATCGCCGGATGGCTCTTGACCGAGAACGGCCGTCAGCCGTGGATCGTCCAGGGGTTGATGAGGACCACCCAGGGCGTGTCACCGTCGGTGAGCTCGACGGAGGTCTGGATCAGCCTCATCGCCTTCGCATCGATCTACATCGTCCTCGGCGCCGCCGACGGCTACCTCATGATCCGGTACGGGCGCAAGGCGCTGGAAGAAGAGCCCGAGGCCGAAGACGCCCGCGAAGAGAAGCAGCCCGAAGGGGCCGACGTGCCCGCGATCGTGTACTAGGAGGCGGCGTGAAGAGCTTGTGGTTCGTGATCGTGGCCTTCTTCTGGGTTGGGTTCTTCGTGCTCGAGGGCTTCGACTTCGGTGTCGGCATGCTCCATTCGTTCGTAGCCAGAGACGACCTCGAGCGCCGGGTGGCGATCAACACCATCGGTCCGACCTGGGACGGCAACGAGGTCTGGCTCATCGTGGCCGGCGCCGCCACGTTCGCCGCCTTCCCCCTGTGGTACAGCACGATGTTCTCCGCCCTCTATCTCGCTCTCCTCATCGTCCTACTGGCACTCATGGCGCGCGGTGTGTCCTTCGAGTACCGGGGCAAGCTCGACGACCCGAGGTGGCGAACAGCATGGAAGTGGTCGATGACCCTCGGCAGCGCGGTCATCCCCTTGCTGATCGGCGTGGCGCTCGGTGACCTCCTCCACGGCCTGCCGATCAACCGGGACCACGTCTACACGGGGACGTTCTGGAACCTCCTCGTCCCCTACGGCCTGTGGACCGGGGTCACGCTGGTGGCGCTCTCGCTCTTGTCGGGTGCGACGTTCCTGGCCCTCAAGACGACCGGGGACTTTCACGATCGCGTCACGGGGGTGGCCCGTCGCGTGAGCGTGGCCGCCGCCCTCCTCGTGGCGGGCTTCGTCATCTGGACGGGGCTCGTCGCCGGCCGAGGGTTCGCCCCCAATGTCTTCGCCGCCATAACCGTGGTGGCCGCGCTGGCCGCGGCGTGGCTCGCCGGCACCGTGCGGGAGGGATGGGCGTTCGGCTCGGCCTGTGTGGCGATGGGAGCCACCATCACGACGATCTTCGCCGAGCTCTACTCCAACGTGATGGTGTCCAGCACCAACTCGGCGTTCAACATCACCATCGGCAACGCCGCCGCCAGCTCGTACGCACTCACGCTCATGACCGTCGTCGCCGGCATCTTCGTGCCCCTAGTCGTCGGGTACCAGGCGTGGAGCTACCACGTCTTCCGTCAGCGGCTGGCCGCGCCCCGGGTAGCGCGACCATGACCCCGGGTGCCGCCCAGCGACCCGGTATCAGCGCTTCCGAGTTCCGCGCGCTGTACGAGCGACTCAGGCACCAGCATGGCTGGGGGCCCGACGACCGGCGCGGTGCGCTCAACAACATCACCCCGTCGTCGGTGCTGGCAGCGGCGACCAATGAAGTGCGTCTGGGCCGGTCGGTGGGTCTCGCCGCGCCGGTGGAGACCTCGACGACCCCCGACAATCCTGAGCCAGCCGGCCATGAGATGACCGGTCCACCGGGTGGTCACGCGGCGGCGTCCGGGCTGGACTTCGCCATGGACCGGCTGACGATGAACATCCATGGCAACGCCGACAGCCATCTCGATGCGCTGTGCCACGTGATCTACGACGGCGAGCTGTACAACGGGGTGGCCGCCGACACCATCACGCAAGACGGGGCGACCGCCCTCTCGGTCGATGAAGCCCACGATGGGATCGTCAGCCGGGGTGTCCTGCTCGACATCCCGCGATTGCGCAACGTTCCCTGGCTGGAGCCCGGTGATCACGTCCACGTCGACGAGCTCCTCGCGGCAGAGCGAGCGGAGCACGTCAGCATCGGCCAGGGTGACATCCTGCTCGTGCGCGTCGGCCACCGGCGCCGCCGCGCCGAGCTCGGGCCCTGGAATGCCGCCGAGGAGCGAGCGGGCCTCCATCCTGCGGCGATGGAGCTGCTCGCCGACCGGGGCGTCGCCGTGCTCGGAAGCGACGGCAACAACGACACCGCTCCCAGCGCCGCGGCCGGCGTCGCATTCCCAGTCCACGTGCTGGCCATCGAGGCCCTCGGGCTGTACCTCCTCGACTACCTCCAGCTCGAGGACCTCATGAGGGTCTGCGGGGACCGGAGCCGGTGGACGTTCCTGTGCGTGATCGCCCCGCTTCGGTTGCCGACCGGCACCGGTTCGCCCGTCAACCCGATCGCCATCATCTGACGATGATCCACGTCAGGGCGGTCAGCCCCTCCGATGTGACCCCGAGGCTCGTCGAGACCCTGCTCGACAACCCCGGCGTGCTCGACGTCGTCGTCCTCGATGGCGCGGCGCGGAGCCCGGACGGCGACGCGGTGCAGTTCGACGTCATCTCGGCGGAAGCCAACTCGGTCCTCAGAGAGCTCCGGCGCCTGGAGGTGGACCGCCGGGGCTCGATCATGATCGACGCCGTCGAGTCATCGATCTCGGACGCAGCCGCCCGGGCCGAGGGTCGAGAGCCGATCGGCAAGGCGTTCTCTCCCATCTGGGAGCAGGTCGACGCCAGGATGCGAGCTCTCGGGACCTACCCCCCCAGCTGGTTCGTCCTGCTGACGATCGCCGGCGTGCTCGCAGCCATCGGGATACTCACCAACTCGCAGATCCTCATCGTCGGCGCCATGATCGTGGGGCCGGAGTACTACGCCGTCCTCAGCGTGGCCCTCGGCATCAACAACGGCGACCGGCCCCGCATCGGCCGAGGTCTGCGCGCACTCGTCGTCGGGTTCCTCTTCGCTATCGTCGCCAGTCTGCTCTTCAGCCTGATCGTGCACGCCTTCGACCTGCAGCCGACGGCCTTCGACCGGGGTGTCCGGCCGGTGTCCGACCTGATCAACAACCCGGACTTCTTCTCCGTAGTGGTCGCCGTGCTCGCCGGCGTCGTCGGGGTCGTGTCGCTCGCCGAGGCGAGAACCGGCGCCCTCATCGGCGTCTTCGTCTCGGTGACGACCATCCCAGCCGCCGCCGACATCGGTGTCTCGGCGGCGTTCTCCAGCTGGCGTGAGGCGCGGGGCTCGTTGTTCCAGCTCCTCCTGAACATCGTCGTGCTGATCGTCGTCGGCTCGATCGTCCTCCACTTCCAACGACGCGTGTGGCATCGCATCAGCCATCGGACGACAGCGCGCTGACCAGCTAGCCTCGCGAGGCTCCCACTGCCTCCGCGGGTGGCGCCGACGCCGGCGTCGGGGGTGCGGTCGGGCGTGGTGTCGCTGTGAACCTCGACGACGCGACGTACGCGACGGCAACAGCCACGATCACCAGCGGC
This region includes:
- the cydB gene encoding cytochrome d ubiquinol oxidase subunit II translates to MKSLWFVIVAFFWVGFFVLEGFDFGVGMLHSFVARDDLERRVAINTIGPTWDGNEVWLIVAGAATFAAFPLWYSTMFSALYLALLIVLLALMARGVSFEYRGKLDDPRWRTAWKWSMTLGSAVIPLLIGVALGDLLHGLPINRDHVYTGTFWNLLVPYGLWTGVTLVALSLLSGATFLALKTTGDFHDRVTGVARRVSVAAALLVAGFVIWTGLVAGRGFAPNVFAAITVVAALAAAWLAGTVREGWAFGSACVAMGATITTIFAELYSNVMVSSTNSAFNITIGNAAASSYALTLMTVVAGIFVPLVVGYQAWSYHVFRQRLAAPRVARP
- a CDS encoding cyclase family protein codes for the protein MTPGAAQRPGISASEFRALYERLRHQHGWGPDDRRGALNNITPSSVLAAATNEVRLGRSVGLAAPVETSTTPDNPEPAGHEMTGPPGGHAAASGLDFAMDRLTMNIHGNADSHLDALCHVIYDGELYNGVAADTITQDGATALSVDEAHDGIVSRGVLLDIPRLRNVPWLEPGDHVHVDELLAAERAEHVSIGQGDILLVRVGHRRRRAELGPWNAAEERAGLHPAAMELLADRGVAVLGSDGNNDTAPSAAAGVAFPVHVLAIEALGLYLLDYLQLEDLMRVCGDRSRWTFLCVIAPLRLPTGTGSPVNPIAII
- a CDS encoding DUF389 domain-containing protein, whose protein sequence is MIHVRAVSPSDVTPRLVETLLDNPGVLDVVVLDGAARSPDGDAVQFDVISAEANSVLRELRRLEVDRRGSIMIDAVESSISDAAARAEGREPIGKAFSPIWEQVDARMRALGTYPPSWFVLLTIAGVLAAIGILTNSQILIVGAMIVGPEYYAVLSVALGINNGDRPRIGRGLRALVVGFLFAIVASLLFSLIVHAFDLQPTAFDRGVRPVSDLINNPDFFSVVVAVLAGVVGVVSLAEARTGALIGVFVSVTTIPAAADIGVSAAFSSWREARGSLFQLLLNIVVLIVVGSIVLHFQRRVWHRISHRTTAR